CAATagtaaaacgaaaataaaatagaaaattatattgtttgaatggataaaactaaaagggaaagaaaatgattttttttaatatttatttgtatgattaaaaataatggataatatatatatatatatatatataaaagttttataaaaatcatccTAAATGTATAACTAAATATGGCATAAGAAAACTTGGTAGTTGGTAGCaagcttttattctttttccatCAGCTAGTGACGAAAATGATTGAAACTCTTATCTTATCCAGTGGCCGGACGTACATTGCTTTGACGTGTGTATTTGtattcttcatttttaaaatttataaataaaatcttatatttttatattttattttatttatatttatatgattcaacctattaattttattttttataatttaaattccattaacttaaaattttagATCTGTCACTAATTTTATTCCGACCGAAAACCTCAGTAGGAACTAGGAAAAGGTGGATTCTAGATTGGCGAAATGACTCATAAGTCATAATTTAATCTGTTGATTGGAATTGATCAAATCAATCACTGATAAGCTGAGGTGAGAttgtgtttgataaaaaaaaaaaaaagagaaattcttCTATTTCTCACTTTCTATCGTAAACCAAACAAAACATGACGAGGATGCCAGAAAAGAATTCACGCGCACAAGTGTGTATTGACGCACAGCGTTTGATTAAAGTCGATGCATAACGCAGTACGTTTTAGTGCCTGTGACACGCGTTTGCCCTTGTGATTTGTCGTGTGCAGAACCTTCAACAGATGCAGCGTTAAATTTTAGCAAAATGATATTTGGataataaaaaatctatttaacgcctaaaagagagaaataaaaaatatatagttatgATAGGTcatataaatcatatatataatatgataaacaaaaagtgaaataggacaaaaaaattataaatactaataaaatattccaaaaaaataatgtctAAAAATCATTTCTCTAACGATACATTTTACATGTCATTTCTAGGATGTATGGATGGAAAGataaaaaacagagaaaaaaatacaacattCTTCTGCTTCTTCCTTTCATACTCACCAAATTTTACTAGGCCCACACGCTACGCTGAATGGGCCTATCATCTCCCACTATCCTTTATTCCATTTCAAAAACTGTCATTTTCCAGAAATTgatacataatttaataaataaataagtattttctccatttcagaccgcatgtagtttaatttattgAGATGAAAACTCAGCTCTAATATAATATCCTCAAGTacatacaaaaaagaaaagtggtAATCATATTAAGATGGGACGAAACAAGACTCGTGTGACGCACTAGGcgttatttttcttcaaaagttCTAGAGAATACAAAAAACATAGTTACATGACTAGTAATTTCAGCCGGATTCGTCGTTATTTTCAGCATAGACTTGACTAAGCGATACacactgaattttttttatgagaaaaagtTCTTAGCTGAGTTGAAtctcaaaaatttattaatatcaatatatatttcaACACTTATTAAGtgcttagaaaaatatttataaattatgtatCAATAAAATTCTTACATCTATAACAAGATTTCATCTCGTGTGAGATGTAAGTTTAAATCTCGGTAACTGGACAAACATTTATTGACATACACATTAAATTTGagtttgattaaattttgaattgatgattaattttataatggataaaaaaaataaaagttagttGAATTCTATCCGAAAGGCAAAAGCCTTAATTAGgtggttaaaaaaaagaaagatttaattactcattgtttcttataatttattatttatatattttaatccttatagttttaaagttatttttttaattcctataatttatattttaattttcttttagtccttgtagtttgaaaatgatttttttagttcatatattttatattttaattctcttttagttcttatcatcaaaatatgagtaatattatcaattataattaactataaaaaaattagcaaataattcgtaactaatctatcataaaataatttataataaaaaaataattgataatttatgactaatttgtaactaattatttttatatatattttttgtaataagaactaaaagataattaaaatataaattatagagattaaaaacatcacttttaaactataaggactaaaagaaaattaaaatacaaattataaagattaaaaaataattttaaattataaaaattaaaagagaattaaaatataaattatatggactaaaaaaattacttaaaaattaaaagatataaaattatggtgaccaaatgaataatttaaaaaaaaagaaaaaacaaatacacGAATGGGTCTGGCCCCTTTGGAAACGCGGTCACGCAAACTTAGCTAGCAACTACCAAGTACCAACGCATGTacaaattaagaatatttttgtcTCTGGACTTGACATATTTACACCTATTGCCACCATTAGTTCCTAAATTCTTAATTGCAAAGGAAAAACAAGGCTATTTTTGCCACTTTATCCGTGTATAATTCCGAAGATCAAGTCATAATCGTACCTACATGCACCTTAATGACACGTTGGAGAAtcttatgtatatattttagaGTGAAGTGCCTTCAAATTCTCATAATCTCATTACTTAGAAACTAGGGCACTTCTCAATCTCAACAACTTTCGTGTAGTGCACTTTTTTGCTATAGTAACCCATTAAACCGACCTACGTACGTAGTAGCCATGAAGAGAGGCAGAGAAGAGGGTGAGTTAGACATGGCTAATTGCTTGATGCTATTGACCAAAGTTGGTGAGAGTGAAACCAATTATCCAATATCAAAGGGTAGAGATGATGGTGATTTCAAGTGCAAGACTTGCAATAGAAGGTTCTCTTCTTTTCAAGCCCTTGGCGGCCACAGAGCAAGTCACAAAAAACCAAAGCTTATGGTCACAGATCTTTCGTGGCATCACGAGTTACCGAATAACCCAACCATGAAACAACCTAGGATGCACCCGTGTCCGATTTGTGGGCTTGAGTTTGCCATTGGACAAGCCTTGGGAGGGCACATGAGAAAGCATAGAAGTGCTATTAATGATGGCTTGTTGTGTGGTAAACCTTCTTCGTTGTCCATCTTGAAGAATTCATCAAAAGATGCTCATGAAAGGTTGAATTTGCGTTTGGACTTGAACTTGACGCCAATGGAGGAGGATGATCTGAAGCTCAACTTAAGGACGCCCGTCCTcaattgtttcatttgattggaaattaattttgtacTACACcagattctttttttcttatatatatatatatatatatatatatatatatatatatatatatatatagttattgtGTATTTTTCGAAATTTATTATTACACGTACGCACCTATTGGCAGGTAGTTCTTTTTGTTGTAGTCATATTGTGTCtaatacaagaaaaaatatcTCCAACAACCAATTATAATTTGGCATCTTATTAAATTGtagaaatataaatatctcCTTTATGAATTATAAGAAATCAATACGAGAAACATGAGCGAACAATGAATCACACACCgaccaaaataaaattgtcttcttTTTACACCAATGCAAAATATCATTGCCTACGAAAGGCCTTTCGATGTAAGAAATCTAAATTGCATTAGACCCCCTAAAAATACTTTCAATGGCATTTGTAGCATACACATCATTTTGATGGAATTCTTATTGACTTGAATGTTGAAGTATATTTTGCTGTTTTGCAGGTATCCATTCGTTTTTCATGGTGTCTCAATGTTGTATGAGGATCAACTGAATTCAGAAGACTTCATCTCAACTCACTTGAAACATATAGACAACATTTACCAGAATTCAATCCCCGCGCGAACTAGTCCACCTTGGacaaataaacttttttaacccatttttttcttaaaaagaagTTGTTCTATATGTACATTTTTGTTTGATCGAGTAATGCTATTATAACAAAACCTTTCCCAGTAATTTttgcattaaataaaaatacaggaagagaagaaaaaggttgAAATAAGTTAAATGATATGATGgagtataaagaaaaaaatattataaaaaagtgtTGTAAAAATTGTTAACATATATTATAATCCCTAAAAATGAAGTGTCATGGTTACTTGAAAtaattgtaaaaggaattttaaaattattattttgttcctTAAATGTGTGCATGATTGAGATGTGGTGTGTCACCACATATAACTGTCACAAATGATTAATGTTAAGGACTAACttaacttataaaaatttattttacttttttttaatttcatggaTTGGTATGACAACAtctcataattttaaagaataaaataaagatttttatcATCCAATCCAAGCATATGCTCATGCATATATGAACATGTGTCACTCAATCTAGCACAAAGAAAAGCAATTAGAACGGATTAATAAACAACTTAATCTCTTCATTTAAGAGAAATATATCATAAAGTTTAAATAagtcatttaattatttaaaatactacATCAGAtcattttgtttaataaaatatataaattttgattgaattttttaataattggagATTCTATTAAAAGACTTAattgaagtttttttaataattgaaggaactaattgaaattttaaaataattaaaaacctgaatgaactttttaattattaaggacctaattaaacttttaattataattaaggcataaattattaaaaaagtaaataaattataaaattaagtcaTTAGTTTAATACAAtcataatgttttttctttatgaGTTTGAACTACGAAGCcttaattttacaattaattGGTCTTCTCATTCACACATTACATGTATGTAGTTTATACTACTATAGAAAGGAGTCTTCCAACTTGATTGCATTTTGGTTATCTACAAGCTTATTAACAGTActtttttaagatataaaagcttcattaaaaatataatacccAATTGTTTGGTAAACATAGAATTAAGGTATAACAACATTTATAACCAACCAAATAgtgtttatttgttagtaaaaaagtttattatgttatacattaaaaaaacactttgatTGTTGTAAGAAATcattataaactttttaaatttatcgaTTGAACTATCTTACTATAAAAAGtgctataataataatagcatATTCctgcattaaagaaaaaaaatcttaaatttattaattttctctaGAAATTTCTCACTTGATGACAAATATGTCAGTGATCACATGATtggtaaaaattattaaaatgaaaaaaaaaaaagaagcatggaGCTCTCgtgtaacaaaattataatgacCTCCCTTCTAGTTTTCATAAATAAGTTCAGTATAATTGTActtatatgaaatataaaatgttgttcggagtatatatatgtat
The nucleotide sequence above comes from Glycine soja cultivar W05 chromosome 11, ASM419377v2, whole genome shotgun sequence. Encoded proteins:
- the LOC114375220 gene encoding zinc finger protein ZAT12-like, with the protein product MKRGREEGELDMANCLMLLTKVGESETNYPISKGRDDGDFKCKTCNRRFSSFQALGGHRASHKKPKLMVTDLSWHHELPNNPTMKQPRMHPCPICGLEFAIGQALGGHMRKHRSAINDGLLCGKPSSLSILKNSSKDAHERLNLRLDLNLTPMEEDDLKLNLRTPVLNCFI